The genomic region ACGTCAACTACAAGACGGCAGTTAGGGGTATCcgcaagagaaaaaaatattttataaaagcactaaaagaggtcggagatagtagtgaaggtgcttgaaatgccttcacgtcaactccaagtcGGCGGTTAGGGTAttcgcaagagaaaaaatattttataaaaacacttttatttgaataacatgtgaaaaaatagaattgaaattaatgcatttaaaaatattgagaattttgaatttatagaaaaaaaatgagaaaaaattggtgaagggactagtttggtgcacgacattcaacttcagggactaaaatgagtcacttaatgcaaagtgagggactaatttggtgcatctataatgatgacataatggatgacacgcaGACGAATActgttgtgacacgtggcacaaacgaACATGtagccaaataacattgtgacacgtggcacaaccatccatgtcagcatgccacgtgtcactggtcaccatATCACCATATCATTATACGTGGCCATATCATAGAGTCACATGTGTCACTTACCGTCTACGTCATCCAACCATGTCATCACATCGTTAAGGAAAAATGGGTCAGGGACTAATATAGTGCACTTTTctcaatctcagggacgtaattggtgcaattggaatctcagggacgattttagtgcacTACGCCAATCTCAGAGACCATTTTGGGGTTTAAACCTCTGTTTAAGAGTGTATCGTTGGCCAATAAATTACTATATGCACAAAACAGAATTCAATACTTCCGATACTTAGTTAAATAGACAAGTGATTTAACTTAAATTGATTTTTCTAATCATTATATTCTATTCATCCCaccatgataaaaaaaaataatgaaaaaaattgtATACTTACCACTTATAAACTTTAACACAATTATTtatgttgttttttattttaaaataaaaaaaatcatatttatttatttaatttattttttttaatttttatcaNNNNNNNNNNNNNNNNNNNNNNNNNNNNNNNNNNNNNNNNNNNNNNNNNNNNNNNNNNNNNNNNNNNNNNNNNNNNNNNNNNNNNNNNNNNNNNNNNNNNNNNNaccagcatgtatcctggttcggttgccttgtgctatgcaacctacatccagtctcctctacaactatggaagaatttcactatagttaatagtattacatacaccaattttacaggattgacccaatcctttcacactcaagttctaacctaacttgatatTGGCTATGttaatacctaactattcctcttagtgctaacccaactaagaaagggataccttacaggtacaagatacaagacacttaaccaacctaaagaaatcagaaaataactctaggcttttctctcaagtgtttcacttagccttttttcactcatggctttttcttaagctttttcacaatgccttttctctcaagaaattacagaaagataaacttagaaaagtacattacaatcagtaaaacatgaaggagattgacttcatcagcagcctctttgctatgtgcaaaaccagattcgcaaacctcagatgcagttcttcagtattggccgaatgcttctttgaaagaaagcattatccaagtagaggaacttcttaacagaacactgttctcacactctggttttctctccttagtttctgaatgaacagcaaacctcttttatctccttgcatgttgcttggttcttcttccaaggtcaacaccttgagccttgagcttcaccaactgACAGATTTACTTTTTCTCCTTAATCCCCAGAGTAGAAACTTTCCTTCTGACTtcctcatcttgaccgaaagccataaaacagtaaccatagaaatcttctcatggtcaacttgatcttagccattgagaaactatgaaccactttgaggaattAAGATGTGGTTGACAATTCGGTGCAACTGAGTACGTTCATATCCTAGGactttgtgagtgggtgtgatgccatcaattaaggaaacatgttcacaaatgtGAGCCAAAACATCATGGTAAGAGATACCAACTCTATCATCCCACTTTACAGATGTATAAGCACACGGCCCAACATCAGTGTACTTCAAAGAGtcactgatagtttcattattCAAAATAATGTCTCTGTCCTTAACATAAGAATGCACACTTCCTTCATGGTAAGTCATGTTTACATAAAATTCTTTGACTAACTGAGGATATACAggttttttgattttgaaaaggtgattccagtctaaaaattccaaattttcaacaaaaggaaaacctttctttttcaaatcaggTAAATCTGCAAGAAAGGAGGGACATAGAGTACGATACTGAATAACTCCCTCATAAAAATCATggttcatggcagatttgaaacGATGGGGGGTTATAGTCTGAGTGAGATGTCATGTAGTGTGATTTgtgagcaaaaggatcaatgtttGGTTCTCTAACAGATTTGAGAGGACGATGAGAGTTACCTCTTTGTGAGCAGACAGGAACAGACCTTGACTTAGGTTTTGCTGTCTCAGCAACAGGTTCTTCAACAGCAGGACGCTTACCCTTGGATGAGCCAGGTTTCGAAGAGCTTGGTTTGGATGGCGTTGCCTTAGGTGGTGGCGTCGGCTTGGCAGGGGCAGGGTATCGTGGTGTAGTTTTGGTTCGCGCCATGGGAGCAGTGCGAGGAGGAGAGGTTGGAGGAGATGGTGAAGGTGTGAAGGTTCGGTCTTGGGAGCGAGTGGAGGGCTTGGATGGAAGTTTATACACCTTTTCACGAGGAGGCTTGTGTGctatggttttcttcctcatttggtggtTATTTGGTTTAAGAAGAAAAAGAGTAATGAGGGTAGTGGTGAGAACCGAAGGGATAGAGAaggagttatggagggaagagagggagtgttggtaaccgtacccaaaagaaaatttccaaaaccatgcaactgcatcaccatttgaaaagacttgaaaaaaCATGATCTCAtaaaagaaagatttgatttgattttcaaaataaggaaattaattttaaattttgaaagtcaacaaaattaaaatgaaaccctttttggatcaaaacaaaaataaaatagctTGAAAAACTTTTTGggccaaaaaaaatttttaaataaaacttaagcACACAAATCATCAAAAAATCAAGTAAACAATAATGTAACATTCATATTGGGCCCAAATGAGGTTTGGATTTTAGTGAAACATTTAGGACTACCCAAATCTGATTTGAGGTTAGTCCAGATCAATTTTTTACTTAAAGTAAGCCCAATACGCGCTGACTTGAAGGAAATGTTCATCACCtacccagaattgtctcatacatgtttatgagacaaaaagctccagcaaatacatcagcatttttcaaataaagaatcataactcagaatttctagacaagtcctaagcatgcagaatctatcctcagctaatggttttgtaaaaatgtcTGCTAATTCCTCCtcagatttaacaaattgaatgcaaatatcccctttttggacatgttctcttattgagtgaaatttcacttcaatatgcttagtcctagagtgcaagactggatttttagaaatattaatggcactcatattatcacacatcaagggaatattttcagcatttaatttgtaatcagcaagctgggtttttaaccataaaagctgagaacaacaagaagaaggagctatatactcagcctctgcagtggatagggccactgttggttgcttcttacttgaccatacaTTTAAGAACTTTCCAAGGAAACAACATAAGCAtgaagtgctccttctatcaactctatcaccagcaaaatctgcatcacaataaccaactgcagaaaaatcatcaatcttaggataccaaagaccaaaattggatgtgccatgaacatatctaatgatcctcttaactgcagaaagatgtgactcttttggtttggattggaacctagaacacaatccaacactttgcacaatattgggcctagaggaagttaagtacataagagaaccaatcattcctctatacctagtctcatcaacatctttctcagtttctcccttatctaatttagaaCTAGGATGcgtgggagttcccatgggtttggcatttttcataccaaatttcttaactaattccttggcatacttttcttgatgaatgaaaatacctttttcagtttgtttaatttgcagcccaaggaagaaattaagttcacccatcatactcatgtcaaattcacttgtcatgagttttccaaattcagaacacagggattcattggctgatccaaaaataatgtcatcaatatatatttggactagaataaaagaatcattagagttcttgataaatagagttgtgtcagtggtgcctctttgaaaactatttttcaaaagaaaagagctaagtctctcataccaagctctaggagcttgtcttaaaccatagagagctttagataatttgaaaatatgattagaatgctctttattttAAAAACCAGGAGcctgctccacatacacttctctatctattattccattcaaaaatgcacatttcacatccatttgatataatttaaaaccacaatatgtagcataagctaagagaagtcttatggcttccattcgggcaacaggggcaaaggattcatcaaagtctattccttcttcttggtcatatccttgtgccactagccttgccttgtttcttgcaatgttactatcttctcccaacttgttccgaaaaatccacttggtgccggtcactttctttccacttggccttggaaccaaagtccatacttggttcttttcaaactcaagaagctcatcctctATAGCGttaacccaagaagggtcactaagtgcttccttgacgttttgaggctctatttgtgaaagaagggcaatgtttgatccttcatttgcctttctagtggaagaccttgtttgcactccatgagatacgtccccaatg from Arachis ipaensis cultivar K30076 chromosome B02, Araip1.1, whole genome shotgun sequence harbors:
- the LOC107627245 gene encoding extensin-like; this encodes MRKKTIAHKPPREKVYKLPSKPSTRSQDRTFTPSPSPPTSPPRTAPMARTKTTPRYPAPAKPTPPPKATPSKPSSSKPGSSKGKRPAVEEPVAETAKPKSRSVPVCSQRGNSHRPLKSVREPNIDPFAHKSHYMTSHSDYNPPSFQICHEP